The genomic stretch ACGGAGAGACTCTCTTTTTTCAAACGGGCACCGCTGCACTCCGGGCAGGGTAAAATTGCCATATATCTTTCAATCCATTCTCGGGTAGAATCGGAATCGGTCTCCCGATAGATTCTTTCTAAGTGAGGAATGAGGCCTTCAAAGCGTTCATAATTACGATAGGTTGTGCCGTCCCACCTTTCGTACTCCACCAAAATCTCTTCTTCACTGCCGTAGAGAAGGACAGCCTTCGCCTTTTTGGGAAGTTCTCGCCAGGGCTTATGCAGATTAAATCCATAATATTTTGCCAATGCCTTCAGATGAGCAATAAACCAAGACCCCCTTGGTTCACCCCAAGGTTCCAAAGCCCCTTCCATTATGGAAAGTTCCGGATTGGCGACCACCCTTTCTGGGTCAATCTCCATCTTTGTCCCCAGACCGTGACAAGCCGGACAGGCACCATAAGGAGAATTAAAAGAGAATAGCCGGGGGGAAATCTCCTCATAACTAAAACCGCACTGGACACAGGCAAAATGGGTAGAAAAGATATGCTCCTTCCCATCAGCCAAAATTAAAACTAACCCCTCCCCCTCCCTTAATGCCAGTTCTAAAGAATCCGCCAATCTTTTCTTTATCTCTGGTTTTAAGATAATTCGGTCAATGACAATCTCAATATTGTGTTTCTTATATTTTTGGAGTTCCGGTGGTTTATCAATATCATAAATTGTGCCATTCACTCTTATTCGAACGAAACCTTTCTTTTTGATCTTCGCAAATAAATCCTTATATTCCCCTTTCTTCCCTCTAATTACTGGTGCCAAAATCTCCACCTTCGTCCCCTCAGGCAAACTCATTATTTTATCCCCAATCATATCCGTAGTCTGCCGGGTAATTTCGGTACCGCAGTTTGGACAATAAGGTTTACCAATCCGGGCAAAAAGGATCCGGAGATAGTCATAAATCTCGGTCACCGTGCCGACAATGGAACGGGGATTTTTCGCCGCACTTCTCTGTTCAATGGCAATAGAAGGGGAAAGCCCCTCAATTTTATCAACCGCTGGTTTTTCTAAAACCCCCAAAAACTGGCGGGCGTAGGCAGAAAGAGATTCAATATAACGCCTCCTCCCTTCTGCATAAATCGTATCAAATGCCAAAGATGACTTTCCGGAACCGGAAATCCCAGTAATCACTACCAGGCGGTTCCGGGGAATCTTCACATCAATATTTTTCAGGTTATGCTCCCTCGCCCCTCTAACGAAGATATAATCGTTTTCCCTTCCCATCTCTAATAAACCTCTAAGAGAAAACACCGGAGGTATTCCGATTCCGGCATGCTTAAAATTATGGGATGGTCCGGTCCTTGGGTAAGCCGACCGATAATTCTAAAATCCCGATTTGCCTCCTCCGCGGCACTCACTAAGCACTCCAAGAAATCCTGCCAGAAGAAGTAATGGGAGCAGGTACAACTGACAAGAATTCCATTTGGTCGCAAAAGGCGCATCGCTTGAAAATTTATATCCCGATAACCCCGAAAGCCTTCTTTCTTATCCTTGAGGGACTTGATGAAAGGTGGAGGGTCAAGGACAATAATATCAAAGCGTCTCCTTTCCCGATAGAACTCGCGCAAAAGATGAAAGGCATTACCCAAAACGAATTGGCAACGCTCGCTCACCCCATTCAATTCCGCATTTCGCTTTGCTAAATCTAAAGCCAATTGTGAACCATCAATTCCCAGAGAACTCTTCGCCCCGCCCAAACAGGCATTTATAGAAAAACTTCCGGTATAGGTGAAAACATCCAAAACTTCTTTATCCGCACTTATCTCCCGAACCTTCCTGCGGGTGAGGCGCTGGTCAAAATAATAGCCGGTCTTCTGTCCCTCTTTGATATTTACATAAAATTTAGCTCCGTTCTCACTAATAATTAAATCCTCCGGTATCTCTCCGTATAAAAGACTTTCTTTCCTTTCTAAACCCTCCACCGTCCTCCCCGAAAAGTCATTCTTCTCAAAAACCCCGCGCACCGGAAAGAGTTCACAGAGTGCCTGAACAATTTTATTCTTTCTTAAATCTGCACCGTAGGAGTAGGTCTGCAAAACAAAGCAGTCTCGGTATTTATCAATCACCACCCCGGGTAAGGAATCGCTCTCCCCATAGACTAACCGGAAGTCTTCCTCCTCGGGCAGGAAATTTTTCCGGTATTGATAAGCATTTTTAATCCGCTTCTTCAAAAAGGGAACATCAAAATCCTCGCCCTCCGGAGAAAATATTCTTATCCGAATTGCCGAATCCGGATTCCAAAATCCGGTGCCGATGAACTTCTCCCCTTCATAAATCCGAACCACATCCCCCTTTTCTAAATTACCTTTAATCTGGATGATCTCATCCTTATAACACCAGAAGTGCCGCTTCTTGGAGGGCTTTCTCTTTACCACCACCACCTTTTCCATAAACTTCCCTTAAATCCTAATACTTATACCCTAAGGGATGACCCTTCCTGGTGAGGAGAAAAAACTTTATCCGAATCCCTTCCTCCTGAACTGTCCAAACAATATCATACCGATTTCCCGGGATGATCTTTTCACTTTCCCCTTGGATTGAGAAG from candidate division WOR-3 bacterium encodes the following:
- a CDS encoding class I SAM-dependent rRNA methyltransferase; amino-acid sequence: MEKVVVVKRKPSKKRHFWCYKDEIIQIKGNLEKGDVVRIYEGEKFIGTGFWNPDSAIRIRIFSPEGEDFDVPFLKKRIKNAYQYRKNFLPEEEDFRLVYGESDSLPGVVIDKYRDCFVLQTYSYGADLRKNKIVQALCELFPVRGVFEKNDFSGRTVEGLERKESLLYGEIPEDLIISENGAKFYVNIKEGQKTGYYFDQRLTRRKVREISADKEVLDVFTYTGSFSINACLGGAKSSLGIDGSQLALDLAKRNAELNGVSERCQFVLGNAFHLLREFYRERRRFDIIVLDPPPFIKSLKDKKEGFRGYRDINFQAMRLLRPNGILVSCTCSHYFFWQDFLECLVSAAEEANRDFRIIGRLTQGPDHPIILSMPESEYLRCFLLEVY